In Fusarium verticillioides 7600 chromosome 4, whole genome shotgun sequence, the following proteins share a genomic window:
- a CDS encoding oxidoreductase: protein MAPHAEQDESAHGITRLPPPERPAFSASPPRLLIIGAGNRGKAYAEAIKNSSNGVIVGVVEPIALKRRHLGRKYIWGTREPAPGEEFGDWPEFVQWELSRRQAVASGATGVPEGVDAVFICVQDGMHKDVVLGLAPLKLHIMCEKPLAPNLEDCMAIYRSLSPDPSGSSETLFAIGHVLRYSPHNMMMRKLLLEDKVIGDIMAVNHTEPVGWYHFTHSYVRGNWRNEKAAAPSLLAKSCHDMDILYWILATAPPGSSKPTHVPKDISSSGSLQYFRKERKPVEAGNATNCLSCAYEPSCQFSAKRIYTGADLKSQQQEHFCTVVAPEIEDCIPNGAPEAAKKAVLAKLAEDYSEDTPAEEVSKRNTFGRCVYECDNDVCDNQVVTLSWDADPIAAPGETPLQALSGRGSKTATLHMVAFTEKICTRFTHIYGVNGEMYADSSSITVTDFKTCKKTVHYPHIPEGGGHGDGDEGLTRQFVLAVDRVKNHGEKVSTAQREYIKCNLKDVIMSHSMVFAAEEARKGKRVIDFPEWFEKEVMMNLGT, encoded by the exons ATGGCACCCCATGCCGAACAGGATGAGTCTGCCCATGGCATCACTCGCCTCCCACCACCAGAACGTCCAGCCTTTTCTGCCTCGCCTCCACGTCTACTAATCATCGGCGCTGGGAACCGTGGCAAGGCCTATgccgaggctatcaagaatTCGAGTAATGGCGTTATCGTGGGTGTTGTAGAGCCTATCGCACTCAAGAGACGGCATCTCGGTCGCAAATACATCTGGGGTACGCGGGAGCCAGCTCCTGGGGAGGAGTTCGGCGACTGGCCCGAGTTCGTTCAATGGGAGCTTAGCAGAAGGCAAGCAGTCGCTTCTGGGGCTACAGGTGTTCCTGAGGGCGTTGATGCAGTCTTCATTTGCGTCCAAGATGGCATGCATAaggatgttgttcttggccttgcacCGCTGAAACTACACATCATGTGCGAGAAGCCTCTAGCCCCCAATTTGGAGGATTGTATGGCGATTTATAGGAGCCTTTCACCCGATCCCTCCGGATCCTCAGAAACTTTGTTCGCTATCGGCCATGTCCTTCGTTACAGTCCTCacaacatgatgatgaggaaactTCTACTTGAGGACAAGGTCATCGGggacatcatggctgttaATCACACAGAACCAGTGGGTTGGTATCACTTTACACACAGTTACGTCAG AGGAAACTGGCGCAATGAAAAGGCGGCAGCTCCATCACTCCTTGCCAAGTCATGCCACGACATGGACATCCTCTACTGGATTTTGGCTACCGCGCCTCCAGGCTCTAGCAAGCCAACCCATGTTCCCAAAGACATaagctcttctggatctcTCCAATATTTtagaaaagagagaaagccCGTGGAAGCTGGAAACGCCACCAATTGCTTATCATGCGCTTATGAACCATCGTGCCAGTTCTCGGCCAAGCGAATTTACACAGGAGCTGATCTCAAGagtcagcaacaagagcacTTTTGCACGGTTGTCGCACCTGAAATTGAAGACTGTATCCCAAATGGTGCACCAGAAGCGGCTAAGAAGGCTGTTCTCGCCAAACTTGCGGAGGATTACTCAGAAGACACCCCGGCAGAAGAGGTTAGCAAGAGAAACACCTTTGGACGTTGTGTGTACGAATGTGACAACGATGTCTGCGACAACCAAGTCGTAACACTTTCATGGGACGCAGACCCAATCGCAGCCCCGGGCGAAACACCACTACAGGCTCTTAGTGGCAGAGGCAGCAAGACAGCTACATTGCATATGGTTGCGTTCACAGAAAAGATCTGTACCCGGTTCACGCACATCTATGGTGTCAACGGAGAGATGTACGCCGACAGTTCCTCAATTACAGTCACGGACTTCAAGACGTGCAAGAAGACGGTTCACTACCCGCACATTCCCGAGGGCGgtggccatggtgatggagaCGAAGGGTTGACGAGGCAGTTCGTGCTGGCGGTTGATCGGGTAAAGAACCATGGTGAGAAGGTGTCGACGGCTCAGCGGGAGTATATCAAGTGCAATTTGAAGGATGTTATTATGAGTCATAGTATGGTATtcgctgctgaggaggcaaGGAAGGGAAAGAGAGTTATAGATTTTCCCGAGTGGTTTGAGAAGGAGGTCATGATGAATCTAGGCACGTAA
- a CDS encoding hypothetical protein (At least one base has a quality score < 10), whose amino-acid sequence MATLDKEANRDNHEVADLKRSELLEIDATRDLTVEEHNLSFRDAVRQYPWAVFWALFFGIAVIMAGFDAQIITSFYALPAFQTKYGERVHGGDGYEISAPWQTALGMGNPIGQVLGALASGYPLEMFGRKKTLAICCVWSIALVFVQFFSTSIDMLCAGEILGGLAYGFYVVIAPTYASEVCPLALRGFLTTSINMAFVIGQFIAQGCAAGVETRMDEWAYKIPFAIQWVWPTILLAGLPFAPESPYWLVRKGRREAARAALMGLSSTANRPDIDKALVGIEQTDLLEQEIESSTSWLECFKSANLVRTEISVMVYLIQVIGGNPLIGYATYFFQKAGLNPSDSFNMGVGNTALGFTGTVLSWFLLNWFKLGRRTIYNAGMMVMTTLLFIIGFLSISSTTGAIWATATLMDIWTFVYQMTVGPICFVIISEISATRLREKTIAVATAVQAAASVVFTIVMPLMLNTDEANWGSKTAFLFGGISLVCLVWCYFRLPESQGRTFEELDILFQRRVPARQFKKFDLLNGVEDVVSREG is encoded by the exons ATGGCAACCCTagacaaagaagccaatAGAGATAACCATGAAGTGGCAGACCTTAAGAGATCtgaacttcttgagatcgatgCCACGCGTGACCTCACCGTCGAAGAGCACAATCTTAGCTTCCGTGACGCCGTTCGCCAGTATCCATGGGCCGTCTTCTgggctcttttctttggcATTGCCGTTATAATGGCTGGCTTTGATGCCCAGATCATCACTTCTTTCTACGCCCTGCCCGCATTCCAAACAAAATATGGTGAGCGGGTTCATGGCGGCGACGGCTATGAGATTTCTGCGCCGTGGCAGACGGCTCTGGGAATGGGCAATCCGATtggtcaagttcttggagcACTGGCCAGTGGTTATCCCCTCGAGATGTTTGGTCGAAAGAAGACATTAGCTATCTGCTGCGTTTGGTCCATTGCCTTGGTCTTTGTGCAGTTCTTCTCCACAAGCATTGACATGCTCTGTGCGGGCGAGATTCTCGGTGGCTTGGCTTATGGATTCTACGTCGTCATTGCACCAACGTACGCCTCAGAAGTGTGCCCACTGGCACTGAGAGGCTTCCTCACCACATCGATAAATATGGCGTTTGTGATCGGTCAATTCATTGCCCAAGGCTGTGCAGCTGGTGTAGAGACCCGTATGGACGAGTGGGCGTACAAGATCCCTTTTGCGATCCAATGGGTCTGGCCAACGATCCTTCTCGCTGGCCTACCCTTTGCTCCTGAAAGTCCGTACTGGCTGGTTCGCAAAGGCCGACGTGAGGCAGCACGTGCCGCGCTCATGGGCCTGTCCTCAACCGCCAACAGGCCCGATatcgacaaggctcttgtgGGAATCGAACAAACAGATCTTCTGGAGCAAGAAATCGAGTCGTCTACGTCGTGGTTGGAGTGCTTCAAGAGTGCGAATCTGGTTCGCACCGAAATCTCAGTTATGGTCTACCTGATTCAAGTCATTGGTGGTAATCCGCTTATTGGATATGCAACATACTTCTTCCAAAAGGCCGGCCTGAATCCCTCTGATTCTTTTAACA TGGGTGTTGGTAACACCGCTCTAGGCTTTACTGGCACGGTCCTCTCGTGGTTCTTACTGAACTGG TTCAAGCTTGGTCGACGCACGATCTATAATGCGGGTATGATGGTTATGACCACTCTCCTattcatcatcggcttccTTAGCATCTCGAGCACTACCGGTGCTATATGGGCAACAGCCACGCTGATGGATATCTGGACCTTTGTGTACCAAATGACTGTCGGTCCCATCTGTTTTGTTATCATTTCCGAGATCTCAGCTACCCGTCTTAGAGAAAAGACCATTGCTGTGGCTACAGCAGTGCAGGCTGCCGCCTCCGTCGTGTTCACAATCGTCATGCCTTTAATGCTCAATACTGATGAGGCCAATTGGGGCAGTAAGACTGCTTTTCTCTTTGGTGGAATCAGTCTTGTATGTCTTGTCTGGTGCTATTTCCGGCTTCCCGAGAGTCAGGGTCGTACATTTGAGGAGCTGGACATCCTTTTCCAGAGGCGCGTTCCTGCGAGACAGTTCAAGAAGTTTGATCTACTTAACGGagtggaagatgttgtgAGTAGGGAGGGATAG